The Limanda limanda chromosome 13, fLimLim1.1, whole genome shotgun sequence genome has a window encoding:
- the LOC133017691 gene encoding tensin-3-like isoform X2 codes for MEEGYELDLTYITERIIAVSFPRGCTEEVYSHNLKDVTRMLKSKHADNYLIINLSERRHDLSRMNPKTLDTGWPDLHAPPLDKICTICKAMEGWLNADPLHVAVIHCRGGKGRIGVVISSFVHFTDVSASADQALDRFAMRKYYDDKVSALMTPSQKRYVWILNSLLSGSMKINASPLFLHCVILHGIPNFDATGVCRPYIRVYQGMQAVYSSGIYHIGPGHRDRICITLAPAQLLKGDIMIKCYHKSDQSSEREAIFRLQFHTGAVQGYNLMFEKEDMETASKDPRFPDYGKVELVFSEGPERIPGADRWQNGSDVIVDYNTADPLVRWDSYQNLCDGEAPRSQGLTQDKTANKRSPGAGEATLNRGARTTSSTSSPDHSDHALSVSSDSGLSSTSLWADRPTPANTATIKANQQGPSQQEKVQLKRLLSGFGLEDLSLEEMDDQGPRVGIQTIVPAQVHINGDARPRERETDILDDEVITGHDLHSVDSLGTLSSSCHKSSQNSLLSDGFGSPGGEEQQSHTQHQLPAPPPMEEYERVFAEAGRGCLSSRSNSVASSNPSSAAMPKQHVYRQGSYSTQSWVRQQQMVAAQQFIYMPDEGNDAERYPGNKQGVSSAKGGLPAEPQGPTRDTTVDTLRNTAPIKEQTTVNNNNNNKQDDEFKSLTMDIDNSIDQLNQLIMDLDPTFVPTSSRSNSIKRNGSTHVNGSVGKSSNGVNDSNAATPTNTQQTAVQSSGGGVAATRSLSRQGSEVADQPSFFSSGWRGGEEYRGQRTYSPCVPQSQHRMLFRNDSADYRAQGPDMDGRVEAGSDMTPPTPGFPISPPTPYVKNMSELIDHMQTPSPSVQSYGGYRTDHEPREYSEMIGHVGVENLPDSSINCHRTPSATNPASIVGTRQRTESSSMSQSWPEHPLLTRHSSLSSYASTRQPPQHSMSVDYGHHSPPLHHPHIHPAPNAHSSPRSSQRSCMARYALSHSSGQSFDEPDGYGTDCPGSSLLGNGGMDRNLLTSMDGQGQLQTPQVQPPLLPEKKRASEGEHSLGTASPAPSGFSSPHSGSSVSIPFPSVLPDLSSLTPGTASPLPDVLVSKQLTVKFVQDTSKFWYKPDISRDQAISVLKDNEPGCFIVRDSHSFRGAYGLAMKVATPPPSVLQQTKKGGDLSNELVRHFLIECTQKGVRLKGCPNEPYFGSLTALVCQHSITPLALPCKLIIPDRDPLEDVAENSSQTVTNSAAELLKQGAACNVWYLGSVEMESLTGIQAVQKATSMTLSSNPPPTSTVVHFKVSSQGITLTDNQRKLFFRRHYNVSTVIFCALDPQDRKWKKDGCTSAKIFGFVARKSGTSMDNICHLFAEHDPEQPASAIVNFVSRVMIGSQKSK; via the exons atggaggagggataCGAACTGGACCTCACGTATATCACAGAGCGCATCATCGCCGTGTCCTTCCCCCGGGGTTGCACGGAGGAGGTCTACTCGCACAACCTGAAGGATGTCACGCGGATGCTCAAGTCCAAGCATGCAGATAATTACCTG ATTATCAACCTCTCTGAGAGAAGACATGATCTCTCAAGAATGAACCCGAAG ACCCTGGACACAGGCTGGCCCGACCTGCATGCTCCACCTCTGGATAAGATCTGCACCATCTGTAAGGCCATGGAGGGCTGGCTCAATGCGGATCCTCTACATGTGGCGGTTATACACTGCAGG GGCGGCAAAGGTCGAATCGGTGTTGTCATTTCATCATTTGTGCACTTCACCGACGTGTCTGCCAG TGCTGATCAGGCATTGGACCGCTTCGCCATGAGGAAATACTACGATGATAAGGTCTCAGCGCTGATGACACCTTCCCAGAAGCG GTATGTTTGGATCCTCAACAGTCTCCTGAGTGGATCCATGAAGATCAATGCCTCCCCCTTGTTCCTGCACTGCGTCATCCTTCACGGGATACCGAACTTCGACGCCACCGGAG tttgtcgTCCCTACATCCGGGTTTACCAGGGGATGCAAGCGGTGTATTCATCTGGAATCTA tcacaTCGGTCCAGGCCACAGAGACCGGATATGCATCACCCTGGCGCCCGCCCAGCTTCTAAAAGGGGACATCATG ATTAAATGCTATCACAAAAGTGACCAATCCTCAGAGCGTGAAGCCATTTTCCGGCTACAGTTCCACACCGGAGCAGTGCAGGGCTACAACCTGATGTTTGAGAAAGAGGACATGGAGACCGCCAGCAAAG ATCCCAGATTTCCAGATTACGGTAAAGTGGAACTGGTGTTCTCCGAGGGACCAGAGAGAATCCCAG GTGCCGACAGGTGGCAAAACGGGTCGGATGTTATTGTGGACTACAACACGGCGGATCCTCTCGTCCGCTGGGACTCCTACCAGAACCTCTGTGACGGCGAAG CACCCCGCTCTCAAGGCCTAACCCAGGACAAGACGGCCAACAAGAGGAGCCCCGGCGCAGGAGAGGCGACGCTGAACCGAGGCGCCCGCACAACCTCCAGCACCTCCAGCCCTGACCACAGCGACCACGCCCTCTCCGTCAGCAGCGACTCTGGCCTGTCCAGCACTTCCCTGTGGGCGGACAGACCCACGCCTGCCAACACAGCCACCATCAAGGCTAACCAGCAGGGCCCCAGCCAGCAGGAGAAGGTCCAGCTGAAGCGCCTCCTTAGCGGCTTCGGTCTTGAGGACCTCTCGCTGGAGGAAATGGATGATCAAGGCCCTAGGGTGGGCATCCAGACGATAGTGCCAGCACAGGTGCACATCAACGGGGACGCCCGACCccgagagagggagacggacatCCTGGATGACGAGGTGATCACAGGTCATGATCTGCACAGTGTGGACAGCCTGGGGACCTTGTCGTCCTCCTGCCACAAGAGCAGCCAGAACTCCCTGCTGTCGGATGGCTTCGGAagtcctggaggagaagagcagcagagcCATACCCAGCATCAGCTTCCCGCACCCCCACCCATGGAGGAATATGAACGAGTCTTCGCTGAGGCTGGAAggggctgtctgagctccagaaGCAACTCGGTAGCCTCCTCGAATCCCAGTAGTGCTGCCATGCCCAAGCAGCACGTCTACAGACAGGGAAGCTACTCCACACAGTCCTGGGTTCGCCAGCAGCAGATGGTTGCTGCACAACAGTTCATCTACATGCCCGACGAAGGAAACGATGCAGAGAGATACCCGGGAAACAAGCAGGGTGTCAGTTCAGCTAAAGGTGGCCTACCCGCTGAACCACAGGGCCCCACCAGGGACACTACAGTGGACACTTTGAGAAACACAGCACCCATCAAGGAACAGACAACCgtgaacaataacaacaacaacaaacaggatGACGAGTTCAAATCGTTAACGATGGACATTGACAACTCCATCGATCAGCTCAACCAGCTCATCATGGACCTGGATCCCACGTTTGTGCCGACATCCAGCCGCAGCAATTCCATTAAGAGGAATGGCAGCACGCACGTCAACGGCTCGGTTGGCAAAAGCTCAAATGGCGTCAACGATAGTAACGCAGCAACCCCGACAAACACGCAGCAGACAG ctgTCCAGTCCAGCGGAGGGGGGGTGGCGGCCACACGGAGTCTGAGTCGCCAAGGAAGTGAAGTCGCGGATCAGCCCAGCTTCTTTAGCTCAGGGTGGCGCGGGGGGGAGGAGTACAGGGGCCAGCGGACGTATTCCCCCTGTGTGCCACAGTCCCAG CATCGCATGTTGTTTAGGAATGACAGCGCCGACTACAGGGCTCAGGGCCCAGACATGGACGGCAGGGTCGAGGCCGGGAGTGACATGACTCCACCCACTCCTGGCTTCCCCATCTCTCCACCCACACCGTATG TGAAAAATATGTCAGAATTGATTGACCACATGCAAACGCCATCTCCTAGCGTGCAGTCATATGGCGGCTACAGAACAGACCATG AGCCCCGGGAATATTCGGAGATGATCGGCCATGTTGGGGTTGAAAATCTGCCCGACTCCTCCATCAACTGCCACAGGACGCCAAGTGCTACAAACCCGGCCTCAATTGTCGGGACACGTCAACGGACAGAGAG CTCATCCATGAGCCAGTCCTGGCCAGAGCATCCGTTGCTGACTCGCCACTCCTCCCTGAGCAGCTACGCCTCCACCAGGCAACCGCCACAGCACTCCATGTCTGTGGACTATGGCCACCACTCTCCTCCCCTGCACCACCCGCATATCCACCCCGCCCCCAACGCCCACAGCTCCCCTCGAAGCAGTCAGCGAAGCTGCATGGCTCGCTACGCTCTCAGTCACAGTTCAGGTCAAAGCTTCGACGAGCCAGACGGCTACGGCACGGACTGCCCCGGCTCCTCTCTGCTGGGAAACGGAGGCATGGACAGGAATCTTTTGACCTCCATGGACGGGCAGGGTCAGTTGCAGACGCCCCAGGTGCAGCCCCCACTTCTGCCTGAGAAGAAGAGGGCATCTGAGGGGGAGCACTCGCTTGGAACAGCCTCTCCAGCCCCCAGCGGGTTCTCTAGTCCCCACAGTGGGAGCTCTGTGAGCATCCCCTTCCCCAGTGTCTTACCTGACTTGTCATCTTTGACACCAGGCACTGCCTCACCTCTGCCAG ATGTGCTGGTCAGCAAGCAGCTTACTGTGAAGTTTGTGCAGGACACATCAAAATTCTGGTATAAGCCAGATATCTCAAGGGATCAAG ccATCTCGGTCTTGAAGGACAACGAGCCCGGCTGCTTCATCGTCCGGGACAGCCATTCCTTCAGAGGCGCCTACGGGCTGGCGATGAAAGTGGCTACGCCGCCACCCTCTGTTCTCCAGCAGACCAAGAAAG GGGGGGATCTATCCAATGAGTTAGTACGCCACTTCCTGATTGAGTGTACGCAGAAAGGAGTTCGGTTGAAGGGCTGCCCCAATGAGCCGTATTTTG gaAGTTTAACAGCGTTGGTGTGCCAACATTCGATCACTCCCCTGGCCCTGCCCTGTAAACTCATTATAcccgacagag ATCCTCTCGAAGATGTTGCGGAGAACAGCTCACAGACGGTCACCAACTCAGCCGCTGAGCTGCTAAAACAGGGAGCAG CCTGTAACGTGTGGTACCTGGGCTCAGTGGAGATGGAGTCCCTGACGGGCATCCAGGCGGTGCAGAAGGCCACCAGTATGACCCTGAGCTCCAACCCTCCACCGACCTCCACCGTGGTCCACTTCAAAGTTTCTTCCCAGGGAATCACCCTCACTGACAACCAGAGAAA gctTTTCTTCAGGAGACACTACAACGTCAGTACAGTCATATTTTGTGCATTGGACCCTCAAGATAGAAA GTGGAAAAAAGATGGC
- the LOC133017691 gene encoding tensin-3-like isoform X1 has translation MEEGYELDLTYITERIIAVSFPRGCTEEVYSHNLKDVTRMLKSKHADNYLIINLSERRHDLSRMNPKTLDTGWPDLHAPPLDKICTICKAMEGWLNADPLHVAVIHCRGGKGRIGVVISSFVHFTDVSASADQALDRFAMRKYYDDKVSALMTPSQKRYVWILNSLLSGSMKINASPLFLHCVILHGIPNFDATGVCRPYIRVYQGMQAVYSSGIYHIGPGHRDRICITLAPAQLLKGDIMIKCYHKSDQSSEREAIFRLQFHTGAVQGYNLMFEKEDMETASKDPRFPDYGKVELVFSEGPERIPGADRWQNGSDVIVDYNTADPLVRWDSYQNLCDGEAPRSQGLTQDKTANKRSPGAGEATLNRGARTTSSTSSPDHSDHALSVSSDSGLSSTSLWADRPTPANTATIKANQQGPSQQEKVQLKRLLSGFGLEDLSLEEMDDQGPRVGIQTIVPAQVHINGDARPRERETDILDDEVITGHDLHSVDSLGTLSSSCHKSSQNSLLSDGFGSPGGEEQQSHTQHQLPAPPPMEEYERVFAEAGRGCLSSRSNSVASSNPSSAAMPKQHVYRQGSYSTQSWVRQQQMVAAQQFIYMPDEGNDAERYPGNKQGVSSAKGGLPAEPQGPTRDTTVDTLRNTAPIKEQTTVNNNNNNKQDDEFKSLTMDIDNSIDQLNQLIMDLDPTFVPTSSRSNSIKRNGSTHVNGSVGKSSNGVNDSNAATPTNTQQTAVQSSGGGVAATRSLSRQGSEVADQPSFFSSGWRGGEEYRGQRTYSPCVPQSQVTTAQHRMLFRNDSADYRAQGPDMDGRVEAGSDMTPPTPGFPISPPTPYVKNMSELIDHMQTPSPSVQSYGGYRTDHEPREYSEMIGHVGVENLPDSSINCHRTPSATNPASIVGTRQRTESSSMSQSWPEHPLLTRHSSLSSYASTRQPPQHSMSVDYGHHSPPLHHPHIHPAPNAHSSPRSSQRSCMARYALSHSSGQSFDEPDGYGTDCPGSSLLGNGGMDRNLLTSMDGQGQLQTPQVQPPLLPEKKRASEGEHSLGTASPAPSGFSSPHSGSSVSIPFPSVLPDLSSLTPGTASPLPDVLVSKQLTVKFVQDTSKFWYKPDISRDQAISVLKDNEPGCFIVRDSHSFRGAYGLAMKVATPPPSVLQQTKKGGDLSNELVRHFLIECTQKGVRLKGCPNEPYFGSLTALVCQHSITPLALPCKLIIPDRDPLEDVAENSSQTVTNSAAELLKQGAACNVWYLGSVEMESLTGIQAVQKATSMTLSSNPPPTSTVVHFKVSSQGITLTDNQRKLFFRRHYNVSTVIFCALDPQDRKWKKDGCTSAKIFGFVARKSGTSMDNICHLFAEHDPEQPASAIVNFVSRVMIGSQKSK, from the exons atggaggagggataCGAACTGGACCTCACGTATATCACAGAGCGCATCATCGCCGTGTCCTTCCCCCGGGGTTGCACGGAGGAGGTCTACTCGCACAACCTGAAGGATGTCACGCGGATGCTCAAGTCCAAGCATGCAGATAATTACCTG ATTATCAACCTCTCTGAGAGAAGACATGATCTCTCAAGAATGAACCCGAAG ACCCTGGACACAGGCTGGCCCGACCTGCATGCTCCACCTCTGGATAAGATCTGCACCATCTGTAAGGCCATGGAGGGCTGGCTCAATGCGGATCCTCTACATGTGGCGGTTATACACTGCAGG GGCGGCAAAGGTCGAATCGGTGTTGTCATTTCATCATTTGTGCACTTCACCGACGTGTCTGCCAG TGCTGATCAGGCATTGGACCGCTTCGCCATGAGGAAATACTACGATGATAAGGTCTCAGCGCTGATGACACCTTCCCAGAAGCG GTATGTTTGGATCCTCAACAGTCTCCTGAGTGGATCCATGAAGATCAATGCCTCCCCCTTGTTCCTGCACTGCGTCATCCTTCACGGGATACCGAACTTCGACGCCACCGGAG tttgtcgTCCCTACATCCGGGTTTACCAGGGGATGCAAGCGGTGTATTCATCTGGAATCTA tcacaTCGGTCCAGGCCACAGAGACCGGATATGCATCACCCTGGCGCCCGCCCAGCTTCTAAAAGGGGACATCATG ATTAAATGCTATCACAAAAGTGACCAATCCTCAGAGCGTGAAGCCATTTTCCGGCTACAGTTCCACACCGGAGCAGTGCAGGGCTACAACCTGATGTTTGAGAAAGAGGACATGGAGACCGCCAGCAAAG ATCCCAGATTTCCAGATTACGGTAAAGTGGAACTGGTGTTCTCCGAGGGACCAGAGAGAATCCCAG GTGCCGACAGGTGGCAAAACGGGTCGGATGTTATTGTGGACTACAACACGGCGGATCCTCTCGTCCGCTGGGACTCCTACCAGAACCTCTGTGACGGCGAAG CACCCCGCTCTCAAGGCCTAACCCAGGACAAGACGGCCAACAAGAGGAGCCCCGGCGCAGGAGAGGCGACGCTGAACCGAGGCGCCCGCACAACCTCCAGCACCTCCAGCCCTGACCACAGCGACCACGCCCTCTCCGTCAGCAGCGACTCTGGCCTGTCCAGCACTTCCCTGTGGGCGGACAGACCCACGCCTGCCAACACAGCCACCATCAAGGCTAACCAGCAGGGCCCCAGCCAGCAGGAGAAGGTCCAGCTGAAGCGCCTCCTTAGCGGCTTCGGTCTTGAGGACCTCTCGCTGGAGGAAATGGATGATCAAGGCCCTAGGGTGGGCATCCAGACGATAGTGCCAGCACAGGTGCACATCAACGGGGACGCCCGACCccgagagagggagacggacatCCTGGATGACGAGGTGATCACAGGTCATGATCTGCACAGTGTGGACAGCCTGGGGACCTTGTCGTCCTCCTGCCACAAGAGCAGCCAGAACTCCCTGCTGTCGGATGGCTTCGGAagtcctggaggagaagagcagcagagcCATACCCAGCATCAGCTTCCCGCACCCCCACCCATGGAGGAATATGAACGAGTCTTCGCTGAGGCTGGAAggggctgtctgagctccagaaGCAACTCGGTAGCCTCCTCGAATCCCAGTAGTGCTGCCATGCCCAAGCAGCACGTCTACAGACAGGGAAGCTACTCCACACAGTCCTGGGTTCGCCAGCAGCAGATGGTTGCTGCACAACAGTTCATCTACATGCCCGACGAAGGAAACGATGCAGAGAGATACCCGGGAAACAAGCAGGGTGTCAGTTCAGCTAAAGGTGGCCTACCCGCTGAACCACAGGGCCCCACCAGGGACACTACAGTGGACACTTTGAGAAACACAGCACCCATCAAGGAACAGACAACCgtgaacaataacaacaacaacaaacaggatGACGAGTTCAAATCGTTAACGATGGACATTGACAACTCCATCGATCAGCTCAACCAGCTCATCATGGACCTGGATCCCACGTTTGTGCCGACATCCAGCCGCAGCAATTCCATTAAGAGGAATGGCAGCACGCACGTCAACGGCTCGGTTGGCAAAAGCTCAAATGGCGTCAACGATAGTAACGCAGCAACCCCGACAAACACGCAGCAGACAG ctgTCCAGTCCAGCGGAGGGGGGGTGGCGGCCACACGGAGTCTGAGTCGCCAAGGAAGTGAAGTCGCGGATCAGCCCAGCTTCTTTAGCTCAGGGTGGCGCGGGGGGGAGGAGTACAGGGGCCAGCGGACGTATTCCCCCTGTGTGCCACAGTCCCAGGTAACAACTGCACAG CATCGCATGTTGTTTAGGAATGACAGCGCCGACTACAGGGCTCAGGGCCCAGACATGGACGGCAGGGTCGAGGCCGGGAGTGACATGACTCCACCCACTCCTGGCTTCCCCATCTCTCCACCCACACCGTATG TGAAAAATATGTCAGAATTGATTGACCACATGCAAACGCCATCTCCTAGCGTGCAGTCATATGGCGGCTACAGAACAGACCATG AGCCCCGGGAATATTCGGAGATGATCGGCCATGTTGGGGTTGAAAATCTGCCCGACTCCTCCATCAACTGCCACAGGACGCCAAGTGCTACAAACCCGGCCTCAATTGTCGGGACACGTCAACGGACAGAGAG CTCATCCATGAGCCAGTCCTGGCCAGAGCATCCGTTGCTGACTCGCCACTCCTCCCTGAGCAGCTACGCCTCCACCAGGCAACCGCCACAGCACTCCATGTCTGTGGACTATGGCCACCACTCTCCTCCCCTGCACCACCCGCATATCCACCCCGCCCCCAACGCCCACAGCTCCCCTCGAAGCAGTCAGCGAAGCTGCATGGCTCGCTACGCTCTCAGTCACAGTTCAGGTCAAAGCTTCGACGAGCCAGACGGCTACGGCACGGACTGCCCCGGCTCCTCTCTGCTGGGAAACGGAGGCATGGACAGGAATCTTTTGACCTCCATGGACGGGCAGGGTCAGTTGCAGACGCCCCAGGTGCAGCCCCCACTTCTGCCTGAGAAGAAGAGGGCATCTGAGGGGGAGCACTCGCTTGGAACAGCCTCTCCAGCCCCCAGCGGGTTCTCTAGTCCCCACAGTGGGAGCTCTGTGAGCATCCCCTTCCCCAGTGTCTTACCTGACTTGTCATCTTTGACACCAGGCACTGCCTCACCTCTGCCAG ATGTGCTGGTCAGCAAGCAGCTTACTGTGAAGTTTGTGCAGGACACATCAAAATTCTGGTATAAGCCAGATATCTCAAGGGATCAAG ccATCTCGGTCTTGAAGGACAACGAGCCCGGCTGCTTCATCGTCCGGGACAGCCATTCCTTCAGAGGCGCCTACGGGCTGGCGATGAAAGTGGCTACGCCGCCACCCTCTGTTCTCCAGCAGACCAAGAAAG GGGGGGATCTATCCAATGAGTTAGTACGCCACTTCCTGATTGAGTGTACGCAGAAAGGAGTTCGGTTGAAGGGCTGCCCCAATGAGCCGTATTTTG gaAGTTTAACAGCGTTGGTGTGCCAACATTCGATCACTCCCCTGGCCCTGCCCTGTAAACTCATTATAcccgacagag ATCCTCTCGAAGATGTTGCGGAGAACAGCTCACAGACGGTCACCAACTCAGCCGCTGAGCTGCTAAAACAGGGAGCAG CCTGTAACGTGTGGTACCTGGGCTCAGTGGAGATGGAGTCCCTGACGGGCATCCAGGCGGTGCAGAAGGCCACCAGTATGACCCTGAGCTCCAACCCTCCACCGACCTCCACCGTGGTCCACTTCAAAGTTTCTTCCCAGGGAATCACCCTCACTGACAACCAGAGAAA gctTTTCTTCAGGAGACACTACAACGTCAGTACAGTCATATTTTGTGCATTGGACCCTCAAGATAGAAA GTGGAAAAAAGATGGC